Proteins from one Triticum aestivum cultivar Chinese Spring chromosome 7A, IWGSC CS RefSeq v2.1, whole genome shotgun sequence genomic window:
- the LOC123147480 gene encoding uncharacterized protein — protein MAAATATAAAPAVFAPALVSPLSRRAFFPLPRRAGQPAIPRSLRLLASASPRRCGVAVNAAAAGAADFSDDESSYEILGITPLDSFDNMKLAYKRKRKEAEETGDEDFLAKLEKAYDTVMMQQLQYRKKGVTYGSVQVSKDIKYADNQPIVPWGPRPSKSAVQDVRINMAISAAIVVCIAIIGNADWKPLQFLCFAFFYRILQKLRVTEPPITPIYNEYGEVEGRGVRMAKRVFRALGLIFGCVFAASLGYTIALNLVELSWQQTPRIVYYYQELIVTAAASVLLCITASYYR, from the exons ATGGCGGCCGCGACGGCGACCGCTGCCGCACCGGCCGTGTTCGCCCCGGCGCTCGTCTCTCCCCTATCGCGCCGCGCCTTCTTCCCGCTCCCCCGTCGCGCCGGCCAGCCCGCCATCCCTCGGTCGCTGCG GCTCTTGGCGTCGGCGTCCCCGAGGAGATGCGGGGTGGCCGTGaatgcggcggcggcaggggccgCTGACTTCAGCGACGATGAGAGCTCTTATGAG ATTCTGGGCATTACCCCACTCGATAGCTTCGACAACATGAAGCTAGCATACAAGAGGAAGCGCAAGGAAGCAGAGGAGACAGGAGATGAGGACTTCTTGGCCAAG CTGGAGAAAGCGTATGACACTGTGATGATGCAGCAGCTGCAGTATAGGAAGAAGGGGGTCACATATGGATCGGTTCAG GTATCAAAGGATATCAAGTACGCTGACAATCAACCAATAGTTCCTTGGGGACCTAG ACCCTCCAAATCAGCAGTACAGGATGTGCGCATAAATATGGCAATATCAGCAGCAATT GTTGTTTGCATTGCTATCATCGGTAATGCAGACTGGAAGCCTTTGCAGTTCTTGTGTTTTGCTTTCTTCTACAGAATACTTCAGAAGCTGAGGGTTACTGAGCCACCAATAACTCCAATATATAAT GAGTATGGTGAGGTTGAGGGAAGAGGGGTACGAATGGCAAAACGTGTATTCCGCGCTTTGGGTTTGATATTTGGATGTGTATTCGCTGCGTCCCTG GGTTATACAATAGCTCTTAACTTGGTTGAGTTATCTTGGCAGCAGACTCCCCGTATTGTTTATTACTACCAG GAGTTGATTGTTACAGCAGCTGCCTCTGTTCTGCTGTGCATCACGGCTTCGTACTACCGGTAA
- the LOC123147481 gene encoding uncharacterized membrane protein YuiD has translation MGDAASAAQPPPAASPAFSYLAVFGNCPLIAAVLAFAIAQSIKVFTTWYKENRWDAKQLVGSGGMPSSHSATVTALAVAVGLQEGFSSSLFATAAIFASVVMYDAFGVRLHAGRQAEVLNQIVYELPSEHPLAETRPLRELIGHTPPQVFAGAVLGFAVATFTGMMAGLGNSG, from the exons ATGGgagacgccgcctccgccgcgcagCCTCCGCCCGCGGCGTCGCCCGCCTTCTCCTACCTGGCCGTGTTCGGCAACTGCCCGCTCATCGCCGCCGTGCTGGCCTTCGCCATCGCCCAGTCCATCAAGGTCTTCACCACATG GTACAAGGAGAACCGGTGGGACGCGAAGCAGCTTGTGGGGTCCGGGGGGATGCCGTCTTCGCACTCGGCCACCGTCACCGCGCTCGCAGTCGCCGTCGGCCTACAGGAAGGGTTCAGCAGCTCGCTCTTCGCCACCGCTGCCATCTTCGCCTCTGTG GTGATGTATGATGCTTTTGGTGTTAGGCTACATGCAGGGAGGCAAGCAGAG GTCTTGAATCAAATTGTATACGAGCTACCATCAGAGCATCCACTTGCTGAAACAAGACCGTTGCGAGAGCTCATAGGACACACACCTCCTCAG GTTTTTGCTGGCGCGGTGCTTGGATTTGCAGTAGCCACATTTACGGGGATGATGGCTGGGCTTGGTAATAGTGGTTGA